TTATGTCCCTGATTAACTATGCCATCCATAGACTTTGGTCATGTGCAACTGTAGGTGGAGATAAATGTCTGTCAAATGGCTCTTTGATTTTGGCTTCTTTCAtctttccccttcttcttttctctctcttttttttacaatATGCGCAAGATTGCAGCTCACACTTTTGAGTcttttgattctttttttttggttgggGGGCGTGAAGAGTTGTATGATAACAATATTTGACGGATTGTGATCAGTGGCGTGTATGTGAATGACCGAAGTAATTGGATGAGCAAAGTGTAACTCGCGAAGCAAaattgtttgaacaagctcaaAATATAGAAGATAGCTATATATGTGAACTTGAATTGTATTTTTTCTGATATGtatatggctctggataggactTTGGCCACTTAATTTGAAAATTGTAACCCTTTTCATCATGTACTCAAATTGCCTAATTTAGCAGCTGTTACATTTCTGGTCCTCcaattttttatttggtttgGAAAATTGCATGTGTTAAGACCACCTCAAGCTTCATATGAACATATTTAGCTATCAAGGACTGGTACCATCCTACCGAAATTCATCGACTCCTCTGGATGGGCTTCATGTGTATTTTTACATTAAAGTAATCAAGATATCTGAAATTGCAACAGAATTTGCTATTGATTATGCTTCTAGAGTTCTCATCAAATTTTGACACATGTTTACTTGTCATTGGGCAGCGGATAGATCCAAAGACGACTACAATCCGAAGACTCACCAGTTGACTGACCAGATCTGTTTGCTTCTCACTGGACAGGACTTGCCCGGTTGATATATGCAGTGTGCAAGGACACACGCGTAGCTGTTCGGACGTGTACGAGTGTTAGTGACATGTCGGCCTCAGATCTTTGTTCCTTGGTTAGAAGACTTTGACCACTGCACAGCTTCACTAATCACATGGGCATGGCTACATGCTAGGAAATTTCTTGGAAGACTTCGTGATGCGAGTCTCCTTCTAGAGGGCCCTATCTGAAATGCCACTTCAGCGATAGCCCTGAATCGTCCCATTGACTATTTGACCTGAGCTTCTGGCTCGTCTCACTCAATACACTTCTTAGGATTGTTTCACACTGATTGAGCAACCCCGCTTCATACGGTTAGATGTTTGGAGCAACGGAGACCAATGTTGATTATCCACTGAAAAACGCCTTGCTATGATTAACATGAAGAACTGAATCacaaaggaatcctatttgcagCATGCCATGTGCCATTCATGTGTGTCATAACAATGAACCCAAATTCTCAACTCGGAGATGGATAGTGCCAGCAATCTTCAGTTACAGCTCCAGCAAAATAACATAGATAAAAAAAACTAAGGCTCTTTACACCAAACCATCAACCAAGTTCCAAAAGCTAACAACTCCTTTATCCACCACTCACATTTGGTTGGCCATCACAAGATCCAAGCTCGCACCAATAATGTACTTGCCCACTGGCCAGTTTTCCTTCGCATTTTCAGCATAAAGCGAAACAAAAAAGCATGCGGAACTGATAAGTTTCCAAAGGCACCCCTGATCATGGTAATCTGTATACCAACCAAAAGCAGAGCACGAGCAGTGGCAGGTTTCAGACTAGAGATGCATCCACAGCACCCCGTTTGGTTGTctggactctctctctctctctctctctctctctctctctctctctctctctctctctctctctctctctctctctctctctcacacacacacacacacacacgtctCCTACACCTattccctctataaatagaggggcaTGGCATCACAAGCACCGTTCCGTGCCACAAGCAAAGTAAACATCGAGAACCCATCTGAACTGAACTGAACACCCACCACCATGGCACAGTCCATGAAGCTTCTGATTCTCCTCCCtgcccttctcctcctcctcctcgttccAGTACAAggtaccttttcttttcttgattgtTTCTCTTAAGGAATGTAATCAGCAGTTGAGCCAAACTCATTTCTCTTCTTTCTTCGTGGTCGTTCATGGCGGGTCGTCAGgggcgaggccgccggcggcgaggtccaaGAAGTGCGCGGCGTCGAGCGTGTCGGTGGAGCAGGCCAACACGGGGGAGAAGGCCGGGTACGACCCGGTGTTCGAGGTGGCCGTGCGCAACACCTGCGGCTGCGCCGTCCGCGGCGTGTACCTCCGCTCCGAGGGCTTCGCGAGCTccgtcgccgtcgacccgcGCCTGTTCCGGCGCGAGGGCCGCGACTACCTCGTCGGCGACGGGCGCCGGATCGAGCCCGCGTCCGCCGTGCGCTTCCGCTACGCCTGGGACCGCGCGTTCCGGATGACGGCCGCAGCCGTGCACGACGACTGCTCCTGAGCGACGGCGCGCGAGCTGCCccaccgatcgatcgatcgatctccgGCGAAAGCGAGCTGATCGAGTTGGCTGCCAGTCCAAAGGGATTGCTACCGGCGAGGCCGTCGGATTCCGTCCTGCCAGAGCAGAGGAGCCTTCAGCGAGTGAAGTGCGGTAGCCAGAGTAGCACCTGTAACGAGagctttcttttttcttggtaTTTTGGAGATACTCGTTGTTGTTGTCGTTGTCGTGGCAGTATACTCACTTTATTATACACATGTTTACAGTTTGTTgactaggaaaaagaaaaattttgtGCTCATTAAGGTGTTCATTATTTTATAATTATAAAAAGTCGACTAGTTTGGCGAATCATAATACCTGGACTTGTAGTTAAGTAGTATGCACTTGCTAGTAATAACAATATTAAGATCCTAAATGGCATGTGAAGTATCCATGCACAAACCGGTTTCTCAGGAACAGAAAGCATAAAGCGTGATGATCCAGCTTTCCGTTGCAGAGATTTTCAGGAGCTGTGAATGATTGGCTGGTCGCCTGCTAGTACTTAACAGCGAAGGAGCTTAGTCGCTAAGGCATGCGTTATTCTTGCAATTGCCTTCGAAGTTTCTGATGCTGGCTGACCATATAGACTACATTCGTTCGATCAAAAAGAGGCGATCAGCCGATCACTGGTGAAAAAGTACAGACCTACTGTTGGATGACCTTGAGGTAAAGAAATGCTGCGAGATTGGTGGAAGGCACAGCATTATTTTTTACCGGAAAGCGTGAACAATCCATCGGGTTGCTTGGGAGTAGGGCTGGACCAAAAACTCAGTAACTCGCTAACTCGACTCGCTCATTAATGGATCGGCTCAAACTCGACTCGTtttataatgagccagctcgTATTATAACAAGTCAGCTCGATTTAtatcgagccagctcgagctggctcgcaaGTTGCTCACGAGCCATAACAAGCCAAGTTAATTCTCAAGCCAGCAATTGAAATTGGCTTGACCCATATGGCCATACATCCCTCGGATGCTTGGTCCAGCCCAATTCTGAATTGTGGATCAATCGATGGATGAATTATGTTCTCCATTGTTAAAATTATAAGTACTT
The genomic region above belongs to Panicum virgatum strain AP13 chromosome 8N, P.virgatum_v5, whole genome shotgun sequence and contains:
- the LOC120686867 gene encoding TPD1 protein homolog 1A-like isoform X2, which translates into the protein MAQSMKLLILLPALLLLLLVPVQGARPPAARSKKCAASSVSVEQANTGEKAGYDPVFEVAVRNTCGCAVRGVYLRSEGFASSVAVDPRLFRREGRDYLVGDGRRIEPASAVRFRYAWDRAFRMTAAAVHDDCS
- the LOC120686867 gene encoding TPD1 protein homolog 1A-like isoform X1, which encodes MAQSMKLLILLPALLLLLLVPVQVVHGGSSGARPPAARSKKCAASSVSVEQANTGEKAGYDPVFEVAVRNTCGCAVRGVYLRSEGFASSVAVDPRLFRREGRDYLVGDGRRIEPASAVRFRYAWDRAFRMTAAAVHDDCS